In Kitasatospora sp. NA04385, a single genomic region encodes these proteins:
- a CDS encoding TlpA disulfide reductase family protein: MSATKRFRALPTAAAATAAALVLVGCSPSGSAADRTGLTAGGGGVATAAPGHREQAPDVSGTLLAGGGVKLSDYRGKVVVLNLWGSWCSACRAEAPGLQELWEKYRDRGVQFLGINTRDSDPANAVAFERNKGVTFPSIYDPDGTQILRFPKGYLDPQSIPTTMVIDRDGRVAARVLGGRSPDVIDAMIRPVLAEPASGGPSPAAAGPS, encoded by the coding sequence GTGTCCGCCACGAAGCGCTTCCGTGCCCTGCCGACGGCCGCCGCCGCCACCGCCGCCGCGTTGGTCCTGGTCGGCTGCTCGCCGTCCGGTTCCGCCGCCGACCGCACCGGCCTGACCGCGGGCGGGGGCGGGGTGGCCACCGCCGCCCCGGGGCACCGGGAGCAGGCGCCGGACGTCTCGGGCACCCTGCTGGCGGGGGGAGGGGTGAAGCTCTCCGACTACCGGGGCAAGGTGGTCGTCCTGAACCTCTGGGGCTCCTGGTGCAGCGCCTGCCGGGCCGAGGCGCCGGGGCTGCAGGAGCTGTGGGAGAAGTACCGGGACCGGGGCGTCCAGTTCCTCGGGATCAACACCAGGGACAGCGACCCGGCCAACGCCGTCGCCTTCGAGCGGAACAAGGGCGTCACCTTCCCCAGCATCTACGACCCGGACGGCACCCAGATCCTCCGCTTCCCCAAGGGCTACCTCGACCCGCAGTCGATCCCGACCACCATGGTGATCGACCGGGACGGCCGGGTGGCCGCCCGGGTGCTCGGCGGCCGGAGCCCCGACGTCATCGACGCCATGATCCGGCCGGTGCTCGCCGAGCCGGCGTCCGGCGGCCCGTCCCCCGCGGCGGCCGGCCCGTCCTGA
- a CDS encoding DUF4239 domain-containing protein produces MNWIDVVVMAGTLVGTAAGMLLVQKYASVPARENCNDVAGFIFAAVGAFYAVLVAFVVIVVWENASTAKVTTFEEADELAGVYWMSRQMPLPEGAALEGLTLAYAHAVVDTEWGEMADHHSDPAATALMYRIRDAALSFDPQGDQQAAIYQNVIQHVDGLASKRRARLNLIADCVPPLLWAALIAGAVVTVAFTFLFGLSNTWAHLAMVLSLAGLIALSLIAIKEMNYPFDGANAVRPTAFEVFLNRLPPPR; encoded by the coding sequence GTGAACTGGATCGACGTGGTGGTCATGGCCGGCACGCTGGTGGGGACCGCGGCCGGGATGCTGCTGGTGCAGAAGTACGCGTCGGTGCCGGCCCGGGAGAACTGCAACGACGTGGCGGGGTTCATCTTCGCCGCGGTGGGGGCGTTCTACGCGGTGCTGGTGGCGTTCGTGGTGATCGTGGTGTGGGAGAACGCCTCGACGGCGAAGGTCACCACCTTCGAGGAGGCGGACGAGCTGGCGGGGGTGTACTGGATGTCCCGGCAGATGCCGCTGCCGGAGGGGGCGGCGCTGGAGGGGCTGACGCTCGCCTACGCGCACGCCGTGGTGGACACCGAGTGGGGCGAGATGGCCGACCACCACAGCGATCCGGCGGCGACCGCGCTGATGTACCGGATCCGCGACGCCGCGCTGTCGTTCGACCCGCAGGGCGACCAGCAGGCGGCGATCTACCAGAACGTGATCCAGCACGTGGACGGCCTGGCCAGCAAGCGGCGGGCCCGGCTGAACCTGATCGCCGACTGCGTGCCGCCGCTGCTGTGGGCGGCGCTGATCGCCGGGGCGGTCGTCACCGTGGCGTTCACCTTCCTGTTCGGGCTGTCCAACACCTGGGCGCACCTGGCGATGGTGCTCAGCCTGGCCGGGCTGATCGCGCTGTCGCTGATCGCGATCAAGGAGATGAACTACCCGTTCGACGGGGCGAACGCGGTGCGGCCCACCGCCTTCGAGGTGTTCCTGAACCGGCTGCCGCCGCCGCGCTGA
- a CDS encoding transglycosylase domain-containing protein, producing MPRKPRERKKRTGWRRLIPTWRITLLGLAASLLLGVGLFALGIALVKVPDAHAAATAQSNTWLYADGSVLARTGQTNRQNVSLDKVSAEAQHAALAAEDRNFYSEGAVNLKGMARAAFNTASGGSTQGGSTITQQYVKNAYLNQKQTVSRKVKEVFIAIKVDATLSKDEILSSYLNTSYYGRGAYGVQAAAQAYFGVDASELTAAQGAYLATLLNAPSAFDVSSASEAGKQKAMARWNYVLDGMVAKKWLGAEERQQTAFPEVLAPKSAPGLSGQAGYLVAAATSYLTDHGIVSDAQLAQGGYTITLTVDPKKQQQLQDAVQSQLTANLKPDSRKADAAAQAGAASVDPRSGQVLALYGGADATKHWIDNATRTDYPAGSTFKAIALAAALDSGARTQSGERIGADTVYDGTNRRPVRGAKGVPYAPPNEGEHSYGQISLQQATDWSVNSVFAQLAQDTGLEKVRSTAVALGLPADTPDLKALASIPLGTATPSVLNLAGAYATLDNDGQQITPWLVKGLELGGEQVALPEHKATRAISKDAARATTAILRGVIEDQGGTGYRAAALNRPAAGKTGTTDDSKSVWFAGYTPELVTVVGLFGQEPGTGKQVSLDGVGGTGSAAGGKYPAQIWTAYMKSALAGQSVSDFAGPSRAPAASTPSATPSPSVTPDDSPSPTGSASASPSPSAEDVRPSRTPSARPSGSAGTGDGGEDERQPSRTPRPGPAAGPAAARPAAPRRASAGRAACSATRTNRRVDALRRRGPGWHNAAMRSSPDPSVVPVDAPPPPAPSPTAGPAPTGHDTGRGPGPAPAAAVLRAVPLGLALALVSAVAFGGSGTAAKPLIEAGLSPAHTVWLRVAGAALVLLPVAWRHREAVLRRPGLLLGFGLLAVAGVQACYFAAISRIPVGVALLIEYLGPPLLIAYVRLVQRRPVSRRATAGAGVAVAGLACVVEVWNGLSFDALGVLFALGAACCQVGYFVLADAGRRGERPVDPLALSAYGLLIGAVLLTAATRPWEADWSLLGRSVAMDGHRLPALVPALWMVLVATVLAYLTGVVSVQHLSPPVAGVVANLEAVVATVLAWFLLGEHLGPPQLAGGALVLAGAFAAQSASRS from the coding sequence TTGCCTCGAAAGCCCCGTGAACGGAAGAAGCGGACCGGCTGGCGCCGGCTGATACCCACCTGGCGCATCACCCTGCTCGGCCTGGCCGCCTCGCTGCTGCTGGGGGTCGGGCTGTTCGCCCTGGGCATCGCCCTGGTGAAGGTGCCGGACGCGCACGCCGCCGCCACCGCGCAGTCCAACACCTGGCTGTACGCGGACGGCTCGGTGCTGGCCCGCACCGGCCAGACCAACCGGCAGAACGTCTCGCTGGACAAGGTCTCCGCCGAGGCGCAGCACGCCGCGCTGGCCGCCGAGGACCGCAACTTCTACTCGGAGGGCGCGGTCAACCTCAAGGGCATGGCCCGGGCCGCGTTCAACACCGCCTCGGGCGGCTCCACCCAGGGCGGCTCGACCATCACCCAGCAGTACGTAAAGAACGCGTACCTGAACCAGAAGCAGACCGTCAGCCGCAAGGTGAAGGAGGTGTTCATCGCGATCAAGGTCGACGCGACCCTGAGCAAGGACGAGATCCTCTCCTCCTACCTGAACACCTCGTACTACGGCCGCGGCGCGTACGGCGTCCAGGCCGCCGCGCAGGCGTACTTCGGGGTGGACGCGAGCGAGCTGACCGCCGCGCAGGGCGCCTACCTGGCGACGCTGCTGAACGCGCCGAGCGCCTTCGACGTCTCCTCGGCGAGCGAGGCCGGCAAGCAGAAGGCGATGGCGCGCTGGAACTACGTGCTGGACGGCATGGTGGCGAAGAAGTGGCTGGGCGCCGAGGAGCGGCAGCAGACCGCCTTCCCCGAGGTGCTGGCGCCGAAGTCCGCGCCCGGCCTGTCCGGGCAGGCCGGGTACCTGGTGGCCGCGGCGACCTCGTACCTGACCGACCACGGCATCGTCTCGGACGCGCAGCTCGCCCAGGGCGGCTACACCATCACGCTGACCGTCGACCCGAAGAAGCAGCAGCAGCTCCAGGACGCGGTGCAGAGCCAGCTGACCGCCAACCTCAAGCCGGACAGCCGCAAGGCCGACGCCGCGGCCCAGGCCGGCGCGGCGTCGGTGGACCCGAGGAGCGGGCAGGTGCTGGCGCTGTACGGCGGCGCGGACGCCACCAAGCACTGGATCGACAACGCCACCCGCACCGACTACCCGGCCGGCTCCACCTTCAAGGCGATCGCGCTGGCCGCCGCCCTGGACTCCGGGGCGCGCACCCAGTCCGGCGAGCGGATCGGCGCCGACACCGTGTACGACGGCACCAACCGGCGGCCGGTGCGCGGCGCGAAGGGCGTCCCGTACGCGCCGCCGAACGAGGGCGAGCACTCGTACGGGCAGATCTCGCTCCAGCAGGCCACCGACTGGTCGGTGAACTCGGTGTTCGCGCAGCTCGCGCAGGACACCGGGCTGGAGAAGGTCCGCTCCACCGCGGTGGCGCTCGGCCTGCCCGCCGACACGCCGGACCTCAAGGCGCTCGCCTCGATCCCGCTGGGCACGGCCACCCCGAGCGTGCTGAACCTGGCCGGGGCGTACGCCACCCTGGACAACGACGGGCAGCAGATCACCCCGTGGCTGGTGAAGGGCCTGGAGCTGGGCGGCGAGCAGGTCGCGCTGCCCGAGCACAAGGCGACCCGGGCGATCTCGAAGGACGCCGCGCGGGCGACCACCGCGATCCTCCGGGGCGTCATCGAGGACCAGGGCGGCACCGGCTACCGGGCCGCCGCGCTGAACCGCCCGGCGGCCGGCAAGACCGGCACCACGGATGACTCCAAGTCGGTCTGGTTCGCCGGCTACACCCCCGAGCTGGTCACCGTGGTCGGCCTGTTCGGGCAGGAGCCGGGCACCGGCAAGCAGGTCAGCCTGGACGGCGTCGGCGGCACCGGCAGCGCGGCGGGCGGCAAGTACCCGGCCCAGATCTGGACGGCCTACATGAAGTCGGCGCTGGCCGGGCAGTCGGTCAGCGACTTCGCCGGGCCGAGCCGGGCCCCGGCGGCGAGCACCCCGTCCGCGACGCCGAGCCCCTCCGTGACGCCCGACGACAGCCCGTCCCCGACCGGCAGCGCCAGCGCCTCGCCCTCCCCGTCGGCCGAGGACGTCCGGCCCTCGCGCACCCCCTCGGCCCGGCCCAGCGGCAGCGCGGGCACGGGCGACGGCGGCGAGGACGAGCGGCAGCCCTCGCGCACCCCTCGGCCCGGCCCAGCGGCGGGGCCGGCCGCAGCCCGTCCGGCAGCACCGCGCCGGGCCTCGGCGGGGCGGGCGGCCTGCTCGGCAACCAGGACCAACAGGAGGGTTGACGCCTTACGGCGGAGGGGTCCGGGCTGGCACAATGCGGCGATGCGCAGCAGCCCGGACCCCTCCGTCGTTCCCGTCGACGCCCCGCCGCCACCCGCCCCGAGCCCGACTGCGGGCCCGGCCCCCACCGGCCACGACACCGGCCGCGGGCCCGGCCCCGCACCGGCCGCGGCCGTCCTGCGGGCGGTCCCGCTCGGGCTGGCGCTGGCGCTGGTCTCGGCGGTCGCCTTCGGCGGGTCGGGGACGGCCGCGAAGCCGCTGATCGAGGCCGGGCTCTCCCCCGCGCACACGGTGTGGCTGCGGGTCGCCGGGGCCGCGCTGGTGCTGCTGCCGGTGGCCTGGCGGCACCGGGAGGCGGTGCTGCGGCGGCCCGGGCTGCTGCTCGGGTTCGGGCTGCTGGCGGTGGCGGGCGTGCAGGCCTGCTACTTCGCGGCGATCTCGCGCATCCCGGTGGGCGTCGCCCTGCTGATCGAGTACCTGGGCCCGCCGCTGCTGATCGCCTACGTCCGGCTGGTGCAGCGCCGACCGGTCTCCCGGCGGGCGACGGCCGGGGCGGGCGTCGCGGTGGCCGGCCTGGCCTGCGTGGTCGAGGTCTGGAACGGCCTGTCCTTCGACGCGCTGGGCGTGCTGTTCGCCCTGGGCGCGGCCTGCTGCCAGGTCGGGTACTTCGTGCTCGCCGACGCGGGCCGCCGGGGCGAGCGCCCGGTCGACCCGCTGGCGCTCTCCGCGTACGGCCTGCTGATCGGCGCCGTCCTGCTCACCGCCGCCACCCGCCCCTGGGAGGCCGACTGGTCGCTGCTCGGCCGCTCGGTGGCGATGGACGGCCACCGGCTGCCCGCACTCGTCCCGGCCCTGTGGATGGTGCTGGTCGCCACCGTCCTGGCCTACCTGACCGGCGTGGTCTCCGTGCAGCACCTGTCCCCACCGGTCGCCGGCGTGGTCGCCAACCTGGAGGCGGTGGTCGCCACCGTGCTCGCCTGGTTCCTCCTCGGCGAACACCTGGGCCCCCCGCAACTGGCCGGCGGCGCACTCGTCCTGGCGGGCGCGTTCGCGGCCCAGTCGGCGAGCCGGAGCTGA
- a CDS encoding YciI family protein: protein MFILELTYTAPLERVEALLPAHLAWLEQHYAAGTFLASGRKVPRDGGVILAVAADRAAVEAVAATDPFVPGGVADYRITEFIATTVAPALAAHRETLPS from the coding sequence GTGTTCATCCTCGAACTGACCTACACCGCCCCGCTGGAGCGCGTCGAAGCGCTGCTGCCCGCCCACCTGGCCTGGCTGGAGCAGCACTACGCGGCCGGCACCTTCCTCGCCTCCGGCCGCAAGGTCCCCCGCGACGGCGGGGTCATCCTCGCGGTCGCCGCCGACCGCGCCGCCGTCGAAGCGGTCGCCGCCACCGACCCCTTCGTCCCGGGAGGCGTCGCCGACTACCGGATCACCGAGTTCATCGCCACCACCGTGGCCCCCGCCCTCGCCGCCCACCGCGAGACCCTGCCGTCCTGA
- the lepB gene encoding signal peptidase I: MAVAVTEGTTQERRPRRRRPWYVELPVMIAIGLVIAVLIKTCLFQMFSIPSGSMENTLQVGDRVAVNKLATLTGWKPEPGEPVVFKDPGGWLPPAPEGGNAFTRTVHSGLSAVGLLPPGDDYLVKRVIAVGGQTVACHGSTLTVDGKTVAEPYLHPGDDSCSGIDFGPLTVPANHVWVEGDHRSDSADSRYHRDGPDGGAVPVADLVGPASAVVWPFNHFTWFGWTGR; this comes from the coding sequence GTGGCGGTGGCGGTGACCGAGGGGACCACGCAGGAGCGGCGTCCGCGCAGGCGGCGGCCCTGGTACGTGGAACTGCCCGTGATGATCGCGATCGGCCTGGTCATCGCCGTGCTGATCAAGACCTGCCTGTTCCAGATGTTCTCCATCCCGTCCGGCTCGATGGAGAACACCCTGCAGGTCGGCGACCGGGTCGCGGTCAACAAGCTGGCCACGCTCACGGGTTGGAAGCCCGAGCCGGGCGAGCCCGTGGTGTTCAAGGACCCGGGCGGCTGGCTGCCGCCCGCCCCCGAGGGCGGCAACGCCTTCACCCGCACCGTCCACTCCGGCCTCAGCGCGGTCGGCCTGCTGCCGCCCGGCGACGACTACCTGGTCAAGCGGGTCATCGCGGTCGGCGGCCAGACCGTCGCCTGCCACGGCAGCACCCTCACCGTCGACGGGAAGACCGTCGCCGAGCCCTACCTGCACCCCGGCGACGACTCCTGCTCCGGCATCGACTTCGGCCCGCTCACCGTCCCGGCGAACCACGTCTGGGTCGAGGGCGACCACCGCAGCGACTCCGCCGACTCCCGCTACCACCGCGACGGGCCGGACGGCGGCGCCGTCCCGGTCGCCGACCTGGTCGGACCCGCCAGCGCCGTGGTCTGGCCGTTCAACCACTTCACCTGGTTCGGCTGGACGGGCCGCTGA
- a CDS encoding chorismate mutase encodes MTDQPTPSPAGIDDAVRAELTRLRESIDNIDAAVVHMLAERFKATQQVGRLKAEHHLPPADPAREARQIERLRELALSANLDPVFAEKFLTFIIAEVIRHHEAIAKEA; translated from the coding sequence ATGACGGACCAGCCCACCCCCTCCCCGGCGGGGATCGACGACGCCGTGCGGGCCGAGCTGACCCGCCTGCGCGAGTCCATCGACAACATCGACGCCGCCGTCGTCCACATGCTCGCCGAACGCTTCAAGGCCACCCAGCAGGTCGGCCGGCTCAAGGCCGAGCACCACCTGCCCCCCGCCGACCCGGCCCGGGAGGCCCGCCAGATCGAGCGGCTGCGCGAACTCGCCCTCAGCGCCAACCTGGACCCGGTGTTCGCCGAGAAGTTCCTCACCTTCATCATCGCCGAGGTGATCAGGCACCACGAGGCCATCGCCAAGGAGGCCTGA
- a CDS encoding OsmC family protein — translation MATTRTAHTEWEGNLLDGKGLVTLDSSGVGEFPVSWPSRAEAANGRTSPEELIAAAHSSCFSMALSHGLSGAGTPPTKLETKADVTFQPGTGITGIHLTVVGTVPGLDEAGFVKAAEDAKANCPVSQALAGTTITLSASLA, via the coding sequence GTGGCGACGACCCGCACCGCGCACACCGAGTGGGAGGGCAACCTGCTCGACGGCAAGGGCCTGGTGACCCTCGACTCCTCCGGCGTCGGCGAGTTCCCGGTGTCCTGGCCGTCCCGGGCCGAGGCCGCGAACGGCAGGACCAGCCCGGAGGAGCTGATCGCGGCCGCCCACTCGTCCTGCTTCTCGATGGCGCTCTCGCACGGCCTGAGCGGCGCCGGCACCCCGCCCACCAAGCTGGAGACCAAGGCGGACGTGACCTTCCAGCCGGGCACCGGCATCACCGGCATCCACCTGACCGTGGTCGGGACGGTGCCGGGCCTGGACGAGGCGGGCTTCGTGAAGGCCGCCGAGGACGCCAAGGCGAACTGCCCGGTGAGCCAGGCGCTGGCCGGCACCACCATCACGCTGTCGGCGAGCCTGGCCTGA
- a CDS encoding bifunctional diguanylate cyclase/phosphodiesterase, which translates to MPGRNLGADAHHRGGQPETPRPGSGTGPAGSAPCVACGAPPDTEAERLAAALRASESRFRAAFADAGIGMALIGSDDLVIEGNPVFAAMLGREVAELPGMHIHQIIDPEEPSRGRYRELVRGERDRMRAEKRLKHRGGREVWGRVTVSLIRDGAGDPYYTMVMVEDVTERRQLGDRLAYQATHDPLTRLPNRTLFYERLEAAFKPGGPDGPAPAGGERRIGLCYVDLDGFAAINETLGHHVGDQLLVAVAARLEHGFAREQGRLVARLGGDEFAVLVTGSGGHQELTRLAAALMAALERPFEVAGHRLTVTASIGVVERPVHGSTPTDLIRDADSTLYWSKSDGRARWTLYDRDRGADQLARHELATALRPAVERGEFTVEYQPLVGLADGAVHGAEALVRWNHPRYGLLPPDRFIPLAEESGAIVQLGKWVLEESCRQAGRWLAEFPGQPVLVSVNLAPRQIWDSDVVADVADVLARTGLPAPLLQLEITESALLGPGGRPLQALQALADMGVRIAIDDFGTGYSNLAYLSRLPVHALKLDATFIEAFRESAPGADGPRRAADEQIVGAMVQLAHALGLTVTAEGIEHAAQAERLRQTGCDTAQGWYYGRPGGPGVIAGILRDQPRR; encoded by the coding sequence GTGCCGGGCCGGAACCTCGGGGCCGACGCACACCATCGGGGTGGGCAGCCCGAAACACCGCGCCCGGGATCGGGAACCGGACCCGCCGGGTCCGCTCCGTGCGTCGCCTGCGGCGCCCCGCCGGACACCGAGGCCGAGCGGCTGGCCGCCGCCCTGCGGGCCAGCGAGTCCAGGTTCCGGGCCGCGTTCGCCGACGCCGGGATCGGCATGGCGCTGATCGGCTCCGACGACCTGGTGATCGAGGGCAATCCGGTGTTCGCGGCGATGCTGGGCCGCGAGGTCGCCGAACTCCCTGGCATGCACATCCACCAGATCATCGACCCGGAGGAACCCTCCCGCGGCCGCTACCGCGAACTGGTGCGCGGCGAGCGCGACCGGATGCGGGCCGAGAAGCGGCTCAAGCACCGGGGCGGCCGGGAGGTCTGGGGCCGGGTCACCGTCTCGCTGATCCGGGACGGCGCCGGCGACCCGTACTACACGATGGTCATGGTCGAGGACGTCACCGAGCGCCGCCAGCTCGGCGACCGGCTCGCCTACCAGGCCACCCACGACCCGCTGACCAGGCTGCCCAACCGGACGCTGTTCTACGAGCGGCTGGAGGCCGCGTTCAAGCCGGGCGGCCCGGACGGGCCGGCGCCGGCGGGCGGCGAGCGGCGGATCGGGCTGTGCTACGTCGACCTGGACGGCTTCGCGGCCATCAACGAGACGCTCGGCCACCACGTCGGCGACCAGCTGCTGGTGGCCGTCGCCGCCCGGCTGGAGCACGGGTTCGCCCGGGAGCAGGGCCGGCTGGTGGCCCGGCTGGGCGGCGACGAGTTCGCGGTGCTGGTCACCGGCAGCGGCGGCCACCAGGAGCTGACCCGGCTGGCCGCCGCGCTGATGGCCGCCCTGGAACGTCCCTTCGAGGTGGCCGGGCACCGGCTGACCGTGACCGCCTCGATCGGCGTGGTGGAGCGCCCGGTGCACGGCTCCACCCCCACCGACCTGATCCGGGACGCCGACTCCACCCTGTACTGGTCGAAGTCCGACGGCCGCGCCCGCTGGACGCTGTACGACCGCGACCGGGGCGCCGACCAGCTGGCCCGGCACGAACTGGCCACCGCGCTGCGCCCGGCCGTGGAGCGCGGCGAGTTCACCGTCGAGTACCAGCCGCTGGTGGGCCTGGCGGACGGCGCGGTGCACGGCGCGGAGGCGCTGGTGCGCTGGAACCACCCCCGGTACGGGCTGCTGCCGCCGGACCGGTTCATCCCGCTCGCCGAGGAGTCCGGGGCGATCGTGCAGCTGGGCAAGTGGGTGCTGGAGGAGTCCTGCCGGCAGGCCGGGCGCTGGCTGGCCGAGTTCCCCGGGCAGCCGGTGCTGGTGAGCGTCAACCTGGCGCCGCGCCAGATCTGGGACTCCGACGTGGTCGCCGACGTCGCGGACGTGCTGGCGCGCACCGGGCTGCCCGCCCCGCTGCTGCAGCTGGAGATCACCGAGAGCGCGCTGCTGGGCCCGGGCGGGCGGCCGCTGCAGGCCCTCCAGGCGCTGGCCGACATGGGCGTGCGGATCGCCATCGACGACTTCGGCACCGGCTACTCCAACCTGGCCTACCTGTCCCGGCTGCCGGTGCACGCGCTCAAGCTGGACGCCACCTTCATCGAGGCGTTCCGCGAGTCCGCGCCCGGCGCGGACGGCCCGCGGCGGGCCGCCGACGAGCAGATCGTCGGCGCGATGGTGCAGCTGGCGCACGCCCTGGGCCTGACCGTCACCGCCGAGGGCATCGAGCACGCCGCCCAGGCCGAGCGGCTGCGGCAGACCGGCTGCGACACCGCCCAGGGCTGGTACTACGGCCGCCCTGGCGGTCCCGGGGTGATCGCCGGGATACTCCGTGACCAGCCGCGGCGGTAG
- a CDS encoding phosphotransferase family protein: protein MERVNAVLDGASVVAETSMTGGLYNAARMLELTDGRRLVLKCAPPPGTPGLAHERGLLGTERLFHALAADAGLAVPQVLHHDPDGDAGTREWLLLGFVEGATWDSLRERLSDADRAGLRRTLGAWAAGVARATGERYGYPQPEPGLSADSWPAAFAAMFGALLADADRYGVELPAPVEELRALPERFAAALAEVRRPALVHFDAWEGNLLLTPGADGGWELTGVIDGERAFFGDPLAELVGLDPLGAAELDADLVAGYRSVDPAFELDDAGRARLALYRIYLALIMRIESVPRAYIGDFADWVRTWSAERVTEQLAVLDALSPRP, encoded by the coding sequence ATGGAACGCGTGAACGCGGTGCTCGACGGGGCGAGCGTGGTGGCCGAGACCTCGATGACGGGCGGCCTGTACAACGCCGCCCGGATGCTCGAACTGACCGACGGGCGGCGGCTGGTGCTCAAGTGCGCGCCGCCGCCCGGCACGCCCGGCCTGGCGCACGAGCGCGGGCTGCTGGGCACCGAGCGGCTGTTCCACGCGCTGGCGGCGGACGCCGGCCTGGCCGTCCCGCAGGTGCTGCACCACGACCCGGACGGGGACGCCGGCACCCGCGAGTGGCTGCTGCTCGGCTTCGTGGAGGGCGCCACCTGGGACAGCCTGCGCGAGCGGCTCTCCGACGCCGACCGGGCCGGGCTGCGCCGCACCCTGGGCGCCTGGGCCGCGGGGGTGGCCCGGGCCACCGGGGAGCGCTACGGCTACCCGCAGCCCGAGCCGGGCCTGTCGGCCGACAGCTGGCCCGCCGCGTTCGCCGCGATGTTCGGCGCACTGCTCGCCGACGCCGACCGCTACGGCGTCGAACTGCCCGCCCCGGTCGAGGAGTTGCGGGCCCTGCCGGAGCGCTTCGCGGCCGCCCTGGCCGAGGTCCGCCGCCCGGCCCTGGTGCACTTCGACGCCTGGGAGGGCAACCTGCTGCTCACCCCCGGCGCGGACGGCGGCTGGGAGCTGACCGGCGTGATCGACGGCGAGCGGGCGTTCTTCGGCGACCCGCTGGCCGAGCTGGTCGGCCTGGACCCGCTGGGCGCCGCCGAGCTGGACGCCGACCTGGTGGCCGGCTACCGCTCGGTCGACCCCGCCTTCGAGCTGGACGACGCCGGGCGGGCCCGGCTCGCGCTCTACCGGATCTACCTGGCGCTGATCATGCGGATCGAGTCCGTGCCCCGGGCCTACATCGGCGACTTCGCCGACTGGGTGCGGACCTGGTCGGCGGAGCGGGTCACCGAGCAGCTCGCGGTGCTGGACGCGCTCAGCCCGCGGCCGTGA
- a CDS encoding LLM class flavin-dependent oxidoreductase, whose protein sequence is MSTAPEPTAPETDPRAAAPGTAGDAVRGAAAGRAPAPLSILDLATVGTGHTAGEALAATTELARAAEGWGYHRFWVAEHHGMPGVASSVPAVLLAHLGAHTTTLRLGSGGVMLPNHAPLAIAEQFGLLEALHPGRIDLGLGRAPGTDQATARALRRGLADGAEDFPRQLAELRHFLDGDFPPGHPYARLEAVPRSASRPPLWLLGSSGFSAQLAARLGYPFAFAHHFSAANTVPALDLYREGFTPSEVLEKPYALIGVSAVAAESRERARWLARSAGLGMLRLRQGRPGPIPTPEEAAAHPYTPAEEDFLESWLANVVLGTPAEVAEGLEALRRRTGADELMVTSHIHGHENRLASYGLIAEAYGLTAAG, encoded by the coding sequence ATGAGCACCGCACCGGAGCCGACCGCCCCCGAGACCGACCCCCGGGCCGCCGCCCCGGGCACCGCGGGGGACGCCGTCCGCGGTGCGGCCGCGGGCCGCGCCCCCGCCCCGCTGTCCATCCTGGACCTCGCCACCGTCGGCACCGGCCACACCGCGGGCGAGGCGCTCGCCGCCACCACCGAACTGGCCCGGGCCGCCGAGGGCTGGGGCTACCACCGGTTCTGGGTGGCCGAGCACCACGGCATGCCGGGCGTCGCCTCCTCGGTGCCCGCCGTCCTGCTCGCCCACCTCGGCGCGCACACCACGACGCTGCGCCTGGGCTCCGGCGGCGTGATGCTGCCCAACCACGCCCCGCTGGCGATCGCCGAGCAGTTCGGCCTGCTGGAGGCCCTGCACCCGGGCCGGATCGACCTGGGCCTGGGCCGCGCCCCCGGCACCGACCAGGCCACCGCCCGGGCGCTGCGCCGCGGCCTGGCCGACGGCGCGGAGGACTTCCCGCGCCAGCTCGCCGAGCTGCGGCACTTCCTGGACGGCGACTTCCCGCCCGGCCACCCGTACGCCCGGCTGGAGGCGGTGCCGCGCTCGGCCTCCCGTCCGCCGCTGTGGCTGCTCGGCTCGTCCGGGTTCAGCGCCCAGCTGGCCGCCCGGCTCGGGTACCCGTTCGCGTTCGCGCACCACTTCAGCGCGGCCAACACCGTCCCCGCGCTCGACCTGTACCGGGAGGGCTTCACCCCGTCCGAGGTGCTGGAGAAGCCGTACGCGCTGATCGGGGTCAGCGCGGTGGCCGCCGAGAGCCGGGAGCGGGCGCGGTGGCTGGCCCGGTCGGCGGGCCTGGGCATGCTGCGGCTGCGGCAGGGCCGCCCCGGGCCGATCCCGACCCCGGAGGAGGCCGCCGCGCACCCCTACACGCCCGCCGAGGAGGACTTCCTGGAGTCCTGGCTGGCGAACGTGGTGCTCGGCACCCCGGCGGAGGTCGCCGAGGGCCTGGAGGCGCTGCGGCGGCGCACCGGGGCGGACGAGCTGATGGTCACCTCGCACATCCACGGGCACGAGAACCGGCTGGCGTCCTACGGCCTGATCGCCGAGGCGTACGGGCTCACGGCCGCGGGCTGA